From a single Nostoc sp. MS1 genomic region:
- a CDS encoding DUF1517 domain-containing protein translates to MFNKMMGKTRYVVSRLFLHLGGSDVAPILGELNRIARDAIDAEGEIEALGEGLVELSETLLRYDEYWISAANEGDVFWSEGEAGDYVNDLFSDSAARYGADLELDGDDFDEPLSLPATRNIVIMITVAFEGEVPELETDLANIQALKEGLKAFINLHYKHKLRAIQVHFSPARLGDELSNDQLLQYYPELIPL, encoded by the coding sequence ATGTTCAATAAAATGATGGGTAAGACTCGTTATGTAGTGTCTCGCTTGTTTCTGCACTTGGGCGGGTCTGATGTAGCGCCGATTTTGGGAGAATTAAACCGAATTGCACGAGATGCGATCGATGCGGAAGGCGAGATAGAAGCATTAGGGGAAGGATTGGTAGAACTGAGCGAAACCCTACTGCGTTATGATGAGTATTGGATCTCTGCTGCCAATGAAGGTGATGTATTCTGGAGCGAAGGCGAAGCAGGAGATTACGTCAACGATTTATTTAGCGATTCTGCGGCTAGATATGGTGCTGATTTAGAGTTAGATGGTGATGATTTCGATGAGCCTTTATCCTTACCCGCAACACGCAACATCGTCATTATGATTACAGTTGCTTTTGAGGGTGAAGTACCGGAATTAGAAACTGATTTGGCTAATATCCAAGCTTTAAAGGAAGGGTTAAAAGCCTTCATTAATTTACATTACAAACACAAACTCAGAGCTATACAGGTGCATTTCTCACCAGCACGATTAGGCGATGAACTGAGTAATGATCAGCTATTGCAATATTACCCAGAGTTGATACCTTTATAA
- a CDS encoding PAS domain S-box protein, which produces MNTPHYLKEQKSTKHQRWQESRELVAILPLISDDYFHLNAQGMILDYKLETTQNLYNLPELITGKYIWEFLPPQVRENFQQAIAQSLQTETVVNCEYTKPTPAGEQKFVARLLSVAPEEVIVIIRDITPVREIPLLESEHRFQQIVENANNIIFVLTLEGIFSYVSPNWTDLLGHEIAEVEGKSFVPFVHPDDVPVCADYLSTVVKTGQKQAPLEYRTKHKDGSWRWHTSSSSPVKDENGNVVYFVGIAYDITDRKRTEAELAQRVKLADFRSEVDSVLSQSHTLQNLMQGCTQAIVRHLDAAFARIWTLNKQDNVLELQVSSGMYTHIDGPHRYVPVGQFKIGLIAEEGKPHITNSVQTDPRVGNKEWAKQEGMIAFAGYPLIVEGEIFGVLAMFSRQALNQSTLDALSISASAIAIGIKRKQTEEELRQSEAKYRIAAQIAQEKAQQLEAALLELQQTQTQLIQTEKMSSLGQLVAGVAHEINNPVNFIYGNLNHTREYVCELLHLIQLYQQHYHPPVPEIHQQISQIDLDFIAQDLPKILDSMDIGAERIRQIVLSLRNFSRLDEAGMKPADIHEGIDNTLLLLQHRLKAKADSRAIQIIKEYGSLPKIVCHAGQLNQVFMNLLTNAIDALEESVINNPQIVIKTKLTTNNQVIIYIADNGPGMTEKVRTRLFDPFFTTKPVGKGTGMGLSISYQIIVNNHQGQLECISAPRQGAEFIITLPLYQLTVDS; this is translated from the coding sequence GTGAATACACCACACTACTTAAAAGAACAAAAATCAACCAAACATCAGAGATGGCAAGAAAGTCGGGAATTGGTTGCTATTTTGCCACTAATATCCGATGATTACTTCCACCTGAATGCTCAAGGCATGATTTTAGATTACAAATTAGAGACGACACAAAACTTATATAATCTTCCAGAATTAATTACGGGAAAGTATATCTGGGAATTTTTACCACCGCAGGTTAGAGAGAATTTTCAACAGGCGATCGCCCAATCCCTGCAAACCGAAACCGTAGTAAATTGCGAATATACTAAACCCACTCCCGCAGGTGAGCAAAAATTTGTCGCCAGACTACTATCTGTAGCACCCGAAGAAGTTATAGTTATAATTCGTGATATCACTCCCGTTAGAGAAATACCACTTTTAGAAAGTGAACATAGATTTCAGCAGATTGTCGAAAATGCCAATAATATTATTTTTGTGTTAACACTTGAGGGTATTTTCTCTTATGTTTCCCCTAATTGGACTGATTTATTAGGGCATGAAATAGCGGAAGTAGAAGGTAAATCTTTTGTTCCCTTTGTCCACCCCGATGATGTGCCAGTGTGTGCAGACTACCTATCAACAGTTGTCAAAACTGGGCAGAAGCAAGCTCCCTTAGAATACCGCACAAAACACAAGGATGGTAGCTGGCGCTGGCATACTAGTAGTTCCTCTCCGGTTAAAGATGAGAATGGCAATGTTGTATACTTTGTGGGTATAGCATACGATATTACAGACCGCAAACGCACGGAAGCAGAATTAGCCCAGAGAGTTAAATTAGCAGATTTTCGCTCTGAAGTTGATTCGGTTCTCTCTCAAAGCCATACTTTACAAAATTTAATGCAGGGCTGTACGCAGGCGATAGTGAGACATTTAGATGCAGCTTTTGCTCGTATCTGGACTCTCAATAAACAAGATAACGTTCTTGAACTGCAAGTTAGTTCGGGAATGTATACCCACATTGACGGGCCTCATAGATATGTACCAGTTGGGCAATTCAAAATCGGGTTAATCGCCGAAGAAGGTAAACCCCACATTACCAATTCTGTGCAGACAGATCCGCGTGTGGGAAATAAAGAATGGGCAAAGCAAGAGGGAATGATTGCCTTTGCTGGCTATCCTTTGATTGTGGAAGGAGAAATATTTGGGGTACTGGCCATGTTTTCTCGCCAAGCCCTCAACCAGTCTACCTTGGATGCTTTAAGTATTTCCGCTAGTGCAATTGCCATTGGTATTAAGCGCAAGCAAACTGAAGAAGAATTACGCCAATCTGAAGCCAAATATCGCATTGCTGCTCAAATTGCCCAAGAAAAAGCACAGCAACTAGAAGCGGCTTTATTAGAACTCCAACAAACCCAGACACAACTAATTCAAACGGAAAAAATGTCCAGTCTGGGACAATTAGTAGCTGGTGTTGCCCACGAAATTAATAATCCCGTCAATTTCATCTATGGTAATCTCAACCATACTCGTGAATATGTTTGTGAATTACTGCATTTAATCCAACTATATCAACAGCACTACCACCCACCAGTACCAGAAATTCATCAGCAAATTTCTCAGATAGATTTAGATTTTATCGCTCAAGATTTGCCTAAAATCCTAGACTCAATGGACATAGGGGCCGAACGTATCCGGCAGATAGTTTTATCTTTACGTAATTTCTCTCGCTTAGACGAAGCTGGCATGAAGCCGGCAGATATTCATGAAGGTATTGACAATACATTACTATTGTTACAACATCGCCTCAAAGCTAAAGCTGATTCTAGAGCAATTCAAATAATCAAAGAGTACGGCAGCCTACCCAAGATAGTATGTCACGCCGGACAACTCAATCAAGTATTTATGAATTTATTAACTAATGCGATCGATGCTTTAGAAGAGTCAGTAATTAACAATCCACAAATAGTAATTAAAACTAAACTTACTACTAACAATCAGGTAATAATTTATATTGCTGACAACGGGCCGGGAATGACAGAGAAAGTTCGTACTCGCTTATTTGACCCCTTCTTTACCACCAAACCTGTAGGTAAAGGCACTGGCATGGGATTATCAATCAGTTATCAAATTATCGTCAATAATCACCAGGGACAGTTAGAGTGTATCTCTGCACCAAGACAGGGGGCTGAGTTTATCATTACACTTCCACTTTATCAGTTGACAGTTGACAGTTGA
- a CDS encoding proteasome protein translates to MEPEKLGSFKEYGELILQKLDFVPQSPSQQEDWVPASLDDCILRLREAAVKTVELATSPVKIGVMGEFSSGKTLLLGSLIGYADALPISENPTTGNVTAIHLIPHPGFTTTQVDNFTVEYLTREGVNECLRFMLGEVNRRTVAAGLPPLQPAKLNSGKDILAWCEATWNSSNNLELRYILRELVLFIRAYSSYGEALCGGTYEIDPSVAREGLQLAEQPLAIQTLRFEDLPPAHIRLPSPPQSLPSKLLQNSFPLIRRVDIEVKISREIWDIPDGCEFTLLDFPGLGAANSGARDTFLSLRELAEVQTILVLLNGKSPGSDRANKIFTMMQQQRPGQDLKDLILVGVGRFDQLPLESEGGERLLDQLIDESQTPNLTADKVLQKLRVLQTTIDGASAFTTNKDRIILLSPLLGLAELAKRSSSIKAGSPEFLANLDYPSYLERPKQLQQKWGHLSDRLLESDPRSPLSRKLGYFAQDGGIAKLRELIQNHVATHGLKQLYADASRAADNLQQQQDNLKAIIAEIHEQGIPTGDSPALIELRQALENLDKTYRNFQKDLGKEPLKDRRGTVVSDVVKDELTFRVLSWNHWTLLFNKAHNGTITITESKGAAGKLFERGNRVNTSIPTKSDDFYPAFEKTVKDVEEFARDRIRQAVVDLLSKLSQQIAPERERLLSLLNPEIEQEIETKFGAEEADLFYKLLLGSDPTQWQAAIIEEINHQEKFLTPEIMFPLARQDEKHNIGQIFDWSPEKAQAISKSSNHQMFVLRLRDEITASASLHLVQYVSEVNQRVNAELEGILDQIIPTLQNISKKDGLLRFIAAGDTQSPGAVPTWLQNLSEIADLAVNFSNE, encoded by the coding sequence ATGGAGCCAGAGAAACTGGGAAGTTTTAAAGAGTACGGCGAACTGATTCTCCAAAAATTAGATTTTGTACCTCAATCTCCTTCACAACAAGAAGATTGGGTTCCAGCCAGCCTGGATGATTGTATTTTGCGCCTACGGGAAGCTGCGGTAAAAACTGTAGAATTGGCTACATCACCCGTAAAAATTGGCGTGATGGGAGAATTTAGTAGCGGGAAAACTCTCCTTTTGGGTAGTCTCATCGGCTATGCAGATGCTTTACCTATTAGCGAAAATCCCACCACTGGTAACGTCACAGCAATTCACCTCATCCCCCATCCTGGCTTTACTACTACCCAGGTGGATAACTTCACCGTTGAGTATTTGACACGGGAAGGGGTAAATGAGTGCTTGCGCTTCATGTTAGGAGAAGTAAACCGCCGCACAGTAGCAGCCGGACTCCCACCCCTGCAACCTGCTAAACTAAATTCTGGTAAGGATATTCTCGCTTGGTGCGAAGCTACTTGGAATAGTAGTAATAATTTGGAACTGCGTTATATTTTGCGCGAGTTGGTGTTATTTATCCGCGCCTACAGTTCCTACGGTGAAGCACTCTGTGGTGGAACCTACGAAATTGACCCCTCTGTCGCGCGTGAAGGTTTGCAGTTAGCCGAACAACCCCTGGCTATTCAAACTCTGCGCTTTGAAGATTTACCACCAGCACATATCCGCTTACCCAGTCCACCGCAAAGTTTACCCAGCAAGTTATTACAGAATAGTTTCCCGTTAATTCGTCGTGTTGATATTGAGGTTAAAATCTCACGGGAAATTTGGGATATTCCCGACGGTTGCGAATTTACTCTCTTAGATTTTCCGGGGTTGGGTGCGGCTAATTCTGGCGCGCGGGATACCTTCTTATCATTGCGGGAATTGGCGGAAGTACAGACAATTTTGGTGCTACTCAATGGTAAGTCGCCGGGCAGCGATCGCGCCAATAAAATCTTCACGATGATGCAGCAACAGCGTCCCGGACAAGACCTGAAAGATTTAATTTTGGTAGGGGTGGGGCGTTTTGACCAGTTACCATTGGAAAGTGAAGGCGGGGAAAGACTACTCGACCAATTAATTGATGAGAGTCAAACACCCAATTTAACAGCCGATAAGGTTTTGCAGAAACTGCGGGTGTTGCAAACCACCATCGACGGCGCGAGTGCATTCACTACCAACAAAGACCGCATCATTTTATTATCGCCACTGTTGGGACTGGCGGAATTAGCTAAACGTTCCAGTAGTATCAAAGCAGGTTCGCCAGAGTTTTTAGCTAACTTGGACTATCCTAGTTACTTGGAAAGACCAAAACAGTTGCAGCAAAAGTGGGGGCATTTGAGCGATCGCCTGTTAGAATCAGATCCACGCAGTCCGTTAAGTAGAAAATTAGGTTACTTTGCTCAAGATGGGGGTATCGCCAAGCTACGGGAATTGATTCAAAATCACGTCGCTACCCACGGACTTAAGCAACTGTATGCAGATGCCAGCCGCGCCGCCGATAATTTACAGCAACAACAGGATAACCTCAAAGCTATCATTGCCGAAATTCATGAGCAAGGTATACCCACCGGCGATAGTCCAGCTTTAATTGAGTTGCGTCAGGCGTTGGAGAATTTAGATAAAACCTATCGCAATTTCCAGAAAGATTTGGGTAAGGAACCACTCAAAGACAGACGGGGAACTGTGGTTAGTGATGTGGTTAAAGATGAGTTAACTTTTAGAGTTTTGAGTTGGAATCATTGGACTTTGTTATTTAATAAAGCGCACAATGGGACAATTACAATTACTGAATCAAAAGGTGCAGCCGGGAAGTTATTTGAGCGCGGAAATAGAGTTAATACAAGTATACCTACCAAGAGTGATGACTTTTATCCAGCCTTTGAAAAGACTGTCAAAGATGTAGAGGAATTTGCCCGCGATCGCATCCGCCAAGCAGTGGTAGATTTATTAAGTAAATTGTCCCAACAAATCGCTCCAGAAAGAGAGCGTTTGTTATCACTCCTCAACCCAGAAATAGAACAAGAGATTGAAACAAAATTTGGTGCGGAAGAAGCAGATTTATTTTATAAATTGTTATTAGGAAGTGACCCTACCCAATGGCAAGCGGCAATAATTGAGGAAATTAACCATCAAGAAAAATTCCTTACTCCAGAAATTATGTTTCCTCTGGCGCGTCAGGATGAAAAACATAATATTGGTCAAATATTTGACTGGTCGCCAGAAAAAGCCCAAGCCATATCTAAGTCTAGCAATCATCAAATGTTTGTTTTACGACTGCGTGATGAAATTACTGCCAGCGCCAGTTTACATTTAGTGCAGTATGTAAGCGAAGTTAATCAAAGAGTTAATGCTGAATTAGAAGGCATTCTCGACCAAATTATCCCCACCTTACAAAACATCTCTAAAAAAGATGGGTTGTTAAGGTTTATCGCTGCTGGTGATACTCAATCTCCTGGTGCAGTACCTACTTGGTTACAGAATCTCTCAGAAATTGCCGATTTAGCAGTCAATTTCAGTAATGAGTAA
- a CDS encoding molecular chaperone, with product MPVKIQLAPRFQMRVNEKKYLELPTIQLIGIGNNVPHISRITCTVKGASSELASKIEKSYRQFDSAIPKISQIGQLEQYPCKLEQPLTQAINCNLQVIVEYFDSDLSGNPQLSARKKIAAYCHLWSLPMNPITQPEPPQQVRNYHEKQPDSKPRKRFPGWFALDFGTSNSTVTLFDPIEVPIAEVLPREQELRLRDRLSSWLSSPAAIALPEVSESEWEKFLTDISKNLEITPSQLNEVFETDNKDRFLEAIRQIELCLGNSDRFRHAVSKKLYNIYHEVFRVPTLESQNLIPVVLDIDRRDTEIPSELEISSLADLNIRMGREARDNRKKAIAQGTSSSLKEIISRFHHSPKRYFGQKRDFSVILDGQEQTINVNQLVQAAWSHLIDLTEDYRQRARRRFSEGEFLTAVVTYPTVAPPVVRKEVKELIEQIGIDDVQTAYDEAVSVAIFFLWREFGGNLNIGIESFKTRCRQENNKWSQNVLVLDIGGGTTDLALIELTLEDKTPSFGSNEDRGLGGRYYKLTPKLLGSSGHLQLGGELITLRVYRLLKVAIADALLTAITLGNIESDKLEDLISSELNERFLEQGKFKSSSLLKCLDKENPEGDAAYKDALDTAEKVIPTRWQQAPQRLQTFYTLWDHAEAAKLKLGQKSPNNTPLTFTLSEQQIAELLTQSAIKFQVKELDTLNVTLDSQQFERAAASAIKEAIGIAKGLMQSRLRPEDNNIDSWNTHKVDWLILSGKTCNLDLVQHHIYQEFSTSPYFVWNPERITFVLEYTKLATSAGACYAEKLRRLRFDPEESKALLRKGANQLEIDVKNLFYYLPCNFKRKTQSNELLTVFKAGQELYQLTPGENVAKVRTEWQGIQLTNIIYRQDYEDGDLRLWGSFDGKTLMEKLGMDEGEFLKKIKVQFEIDQTLQFNVLLCQGNPHYLIDVPGIDVNSAISAASDTSTLFADGDLKWNIAVERPDKDLNDGDIAVNVIESATVDQPDAYHLVFAMDKNNQKSLQTFHYLRDGSQPPGAGLISNPLPPFPQSGQHTFYVYQTDIATNTKKWIRIGGLRKPDVSTDYPCQYRVTLDNRGILRIHAGDVPYWTSTDRDCLQQEGCVYHAELDLQPNEVDKERDPFCGIH from the coding sequence ATGCCTGTAAAAATTCAGCTTGCACCACGCTTTCAGATGCGGGTTAATGAAAAAAAATATCTAGAACTTCCCACTATTCAATTAATTGGTATTGGGAACAACGTTCCCCATATTTCCCGCATAACCTGCACTGTTAAAGGCGCATCAAGCGAATTGGCATCAAAGATAGAAAAATCCTATAGACAATTTGATTCGGCAATACCTAAAATTTCCCAAATTGGGCAATTAGAACAGTATCCTTGTAAATTAGAGCAACCTTTAACACAAGCAATCAACTGTAATTTACAGGTCATTGTCGAGTATTTTGATTCCGATTTATCAGGAAATCCCCAGTTATCAGCCCGAAAAAAAATAGCAGCCTATTGTCATCTGTGGTCACTACCTATGAACCCTATCACACAACCTGAACCTCCCCAACAAGTCCGCAATTATCATGAAAAGCAACCTGATAGTAAACCTCGAAAAAGGTTTCCTGGTTGGTTTGCTTTAGATTTTGGTACATCTAATTCTACGGTGACACTTTTTGACCCAATTGAAGTACCAATTGCCGAAGTTTTACCGAGAGAACAGGAATTAAGATTACGCGATCGCCTTTCTAGTTGGTTGAGTTCACCTGCTGCTATTGCTTTACCAGAAGTAAGCGAAAGTGAGTGGGAAAAATTTCTCACTGATATTAGTAAAAACTTAGAAATCACACCCAGCCAATTAAACGAAGTTTTTGAAACTGATAATAAAGATAGATTTTTAGAAGCAATTCGACAAATAGAATTATGTTTGGGAAATAGTGATAGATTTCGGCACGCTGTTAGCAAAAAATTATATAATATTTATCACGAAGTTTTTCGCGTTCCTACTTTAGAATCACAAAATCTCATTCCTGTAGTTTTAGATATTGACCGTCGTGATACAGAAATTCCTAGTGAGTTAGAAATCTCCAGTTTGGCAGATTTAAACATTCGCATGGGTCGAGAAGCAAGGGATAATAGAAAAAAGGCGATCGCTCAAGGAACCAGCAGTTCCTTAAAAGAAATTATCAGTAGATTCCACCATTCACCCAAACGTTATTTTGGGCAGAAGCGTGATTTCTCAGTCATATTAGATGGTCAAGAACAAACAATTAATGTTAACCAACTTGTACAAGCTGCTTGGTCACATTTAATAGATTTAACCGAAGATTATCGCCAACGCGCTAGGAGGAGATTTTCGGAAGGGGAATTTCTCACAGCCGTCGTCACCTACCCCACCGTTGCACCTCCCGTTGTGCGGAAAGAAGTTAAAGAATTAATCGAACAAATTGGCATAGATGATGTCCAAACCGCCTACGATGAAGCCGTATCCGTAGCCATCTTCTTTTTATGGCGTGAGTTTGGCGGTAATTTGAATATTGGCATTGAATCTTTTAAAACCCGTTGTCGGCAAGAAAATAATAAATGGTCGCAAAATGTTCTGGTATTAGATATCGGTGGCGGGACAACAGACTTAGCTTTAATTGAACTCACCCTAGAAGATAAAACCCCATCTTTTGGTAGTAATGAAGATAGAGGATTAGGCGGACGTTACTATAAACTTACCCCAAAACTGTTAGGTTCATCTGGACATTTACAACTGGGTGGTGAGTTAATTACCTTGCGCGTGTATCGGCTGTTAAAAGTTGCGATCGCCGATGCTTTACTCACAGCCATTACCCTTGGTAACATCGAAAGCGACAAACTAGAAGATTTAATTAGTTCCGAATTAAACGAACGCTTTTTAGAACAAGGCAAATTCAAAAGCAGTAGTTTGTTGAAATGTTTAGACAAAGAAAACCCCGAAGGTGACGCAGCCTATAAAGACGCTTTAGATACCGCCGAGAAAGTCATCCCCACTCGTTGGCAACAAGCACCCCAACGCCTGCAAACCTTTTATACTTTATGGGATCACGCCGAAGCAGCCAAACTCAAACTTGGACAAAAATCACCTAATAATACTCCCCTTACCTTTACCCTTAGCGAACAACAAATAGCCGAACTGCTTACCCAAAGCGCCATCAAATTCCAAGTCAAAGAACTAGACACCCTCAACGTCACCTTAGACAGCCAACAATTTGAACGCGCCGCCGCCTCCGCCATCAAGGAAGCAATTGGTATAGCAAAGGGACTAATGCAAAGCCGCTTACGTCCTGAAGATAACAATATAGATTCTTGGAACACCCATAAAGTAGACTGGCTAATTCTCTCCGGTAAAACCTGTAACCTCGACCTAGTACAGCATCACATCTACCAAGAATTTAGCACCTCTCCCTACTTCGTCTGGAACCCTGAACGCATCACCTTTGTCTTAGAATATACCAAACTCGCCACCTCCGCCGGGGCTTGCTACGCCGAGAAACTGCGGAGACTAAGATTCGACCCCGAAGAATCAAAAGCTTTGCTACGTAAAGGCGCAAACCAATTAGAAATAGATGTAAAAAACCTCTTTTATTACCTCCCCTGCAACTTCAAACGCAAAACCCAAAGCAACGAACTCTTAACAGTATTCAAAGCTGGACAAGAACTCTACCAACTCACACCAGGGGAAAACGTCGCCAAAGTCCGCACCGAATGGCAAGGGATACAGTTAACTAACATCATCTACCGCCAAGACTACGAAGACGGAGACTTGCGCCTGTGGGGTAGCTTCGACGGTAAAACCCTCATGGAAAAGCTGGGGATGGATGAAGGGGAATTTCTCAAAAAAATCAAAGTCCAATTTGAGATAGACCAAACCTTACAATTCAATGTCCTGCTGTGTCAAGGCAACCCCCATTATTTAATCGATGTTCCCGGTATTGATGTCAATTCTGCTATATCCGCAGCCTCCGACACATCCACCTTGTTTGCTGATGGTGACTTAAAGTGGAACATCGCCGTTGAACGCCCTGATAAAGACTTAAATGATGGTGATATTGCCGTTAATGTAATCGAATCTGCCACCGTAGATCAACCAGATGCCTATCATTTAGTCTTTGCTATGGACAAAAACAACCAAAAATCTCTGCAAACATTCCATTACCTCCGCGATGGTTCCCAACCACCAGGCGCAGGCTTAATTAGCAACCCCCTTCCCCCCTTCCCCCAAAGTGGACAGCACACCTTTTATGTATACCAAACCGACATCGCCACCAACACCAAAAAATGGATACGTATCGGCGGACTCCGTAAACCAGATGTGAGTACAGACTACCCTTGCCAATATCGCGTCACCCTTGACAACAGAGGGATTTTACGCATTCATGCAGGAGATGTACCTTACTGGACATCGACAGATAGAGACTGTCTGCAACAGGAAGGTTGTGTTTATCACGCTGAGTTAGATTTGCAGCCGAATGAAGTTGATAAGGAACGCGATCCTTTCTGTGGGATACATTAA